The region TAGCAGTAGAGGTAAGAGATTCTTTGTACTCAACCTGAGGCTGACCTTGGTTAACTTCAACTTTGAATTCTCTTCTTAAACGGTCTACAATGATATCTAAGTGAAGCTCACCCATACCAGAGATAATTGTTTGGCCAGAAGCCTCATCAGTTTTAACCTGGAAAGTTGGATCTTCTTCAGCAAGCTTAGCTAATGCGTTACCCAATTTATCCTGGTCTGCTTTAGTTTTAGGCTCAACAGCGATACCGATTACCGGATCTGGGAAGATCATAGATTCAAGAACGATAGGGCTCTTTTCATCAGATAGGGTATCACCAGTTTTAATATCCTTGAAACCTACAGCTGCACCGATATCTCCTGCCTCGATATACTCAACAGGGTTTTGCTTGTTAGCGTGCATCTGATAGATTCTTGAAATTCTTTCTTTGTTACCAGATCTTGTGTTAAGAACATAAGAACCTGCATCTAGTCTACCAGAGTAAGCTCTGAAGAATGCTAAACGACCTACGAATGGGTCAGTAGCAATTTTAAATGCTAAAGCTGCGAATGGTTCTTTAACGTCTGGTTTTCTTGTAATTTCTTCTTCAGTTCTTGGATCTGTACCTTTGATATCGTCTTTATCCATTGGAGAAGGAAGATATTTACATACAGCATCTAGCATGAACTGAACACCTTTATTTTTGAAAGATGATCCACAAGTCATTGGAATAATAGAAAGATCAATTGTAGCTTTTCTTAAAGCTTCGTTGATTTCGTCCTCAGAGATTGAATCTGGATCTTCGAAGAATTTCTCCATCAAAGTTTCATCGTAGTCAGCAACTGCTTCTACTAATTTCTCTCTGTATTCAAGAACTTCAGCTTTCATATCCTCAGGAATTGGAACTACTTCGAAAGTAGCACCTTGTCCAGCCTCATCCCATACGATTGCTCTGTTCTTAATAAGGTCTACAACACCTTTGAAGTCTTCTTCAGCACCGATAGGTAATACAATTGGAACTGCGTTAGATCCTAACATTTCTTTAACCTGGTTCACCACGTTAAGGAAGTCAGCACCTTGTCTGTCCATTTTGTTTACGAATCCCATTCTAGCAACTTTGTAGTTGTCAGCAAGTCTCCAGTTGGTTTCTGACTGAGGCTCTACTCCGTCTACTGCAGAGAATAAGAATACTAACCCGTCTAATACTCTTAAAGAACGGTTTACCTCTACTGTGAAGTCAACGTGTCCCGGTGTATCGATGATGTTGAAGTGGTATCCTTTA is a window of Elizabethkingia anophelis R26 DNA encoding:
- the fusA gene encoding elongation factor G, which produces MSRDLKYTRNIGIAAHIDAGKTTTTERILFYTGKTHKIGEVHEGASTMDWMEQEAERGITITSAATTCSWNFPTDQGKSLPETKGYHFNIIDTPGHVDFTVEVNRSLRVLDGLVFLFSAVDGVEPQSETNWRLADNYKVARMGFVNKMDRQGADFLNVVNQVKEMLGSNAVPIVLPIGAEEDFKGVVDLIKNRAIVWDEAGQGATFEVVPIPEDMKAEVLEYREKLVEAVADYDETLMEKFFEDPDSISEDEINEALRKATIDLSIIPMTCGSSFKNKGVQFMLDAVCKYLPSPMDKDDIKGTDPRTEEEITRKPDVKEPFAALAFKIATDPFVGRLAFFRAYSGRLDAGSYVLNTRSGNKERISRIYQMHANKQNPVEYIEAGDIGAAVGFKDIKTGDTLSDEKSPIVLESMIFPDPVIGIAVEPKTKADQDKLGNALAKLAEEDPTFQVKTDEASGQTIISGMGELHLDIIVDRLRREFKVEVNQGQPQVEYKESLTSTANHREVYKKQTGGRGKFADIVFEIGPAEDGKLGLEFINEIKGGNIPREFVPSVEKGFKEAMKNGPLAGFEIEGIKVTLKDGSFHPVDSDQLSFELAAKLGFKEAGRAAKPVIMEPIMKLEVVTPEEYMGDIVGDLNRRRGTVNGMDDRNNAKVIKAFVPLSEMFGYVTSLRTLSSGRATSSMEFEKYEPAPQNVAEDVIAKARG